One window from the genome of Cydia fagiglandana chromosome 21, ilCydFagi1.1, whole genome shotgun sequence encodes:
- the LOC134675095 gene encoding uncharacterized protein LOC134675095 yields MFVKSVLVTVVVCVHLSKAVIDGTESNTISEPPKNISERAGRFLHKDCNSSLSAKCLKIHVLSFIEDLSSRDELPLLPGLSIVKENRTINSSSPEELAAELSRQFPGKPEEKLNRFLLHRLQDYLDGHSLKYRLLDPETSEEAMSMSKGDPASVGRKSGGGGGLGGGGKGGGGGLLAAAMMMKGALAAAALGALALLAGKALMAALMSLLLSALVGLKGHGGGGKTTYEIHAKPEVSHHHSHSHEEHHEHEHGHHGGYRRAYEPDAYSSYMPYGTSSTSS; encoded by the exons ATGTTCGTGAAAAGTGTACTTGTGACTGTTGTTGTGTGCGTGCATCTATCAAAAGCCGTTATAGATGGAACAGAATCGAATACGATATCCGAACCGCCGAAGAATATATCGGAAAGAGCGGGAAGATTTCTGCATAAAGACTGCAACAGCAGTCTCAGTGCTAAATGTTTGAAAATTCATGTGCTATCCTTTATAGAGGATCTAAGTTCTCGCGATGAGCTTCCTCTTCTACCAGGATTGAGCATTGTGAAGGAGAACAGGACCATAAACTCATCAAGTCCAGAGGAATTAGCTGCGGAATTATCCAGACAATTCCCTGGGAAGCCTGAAGAGAAACTGAATAGGTTCTTGCTGCATCGTCTCCAAGACTATTTGGATGGGCATTCATTAAAGTACAGGCTGTTGGATCCAGAGACTTCTGAAGAAGCTATGAGTATGTCTAAGGGGGATCCGGCTTCTGTTGGGAGGAAGAGCGGGGGCGGTGGCGGTCTTGGCGGCGGCGGCAAAGGCGGCGGTGGTGGCTTGCTGGCGGCCGCTATGATGATGAAAG GAGCTTTAGCAGCAGCCGCCCTTGGTGCCCTAGCCCTACTAGCAGGCAAAGCTCTCATGGCTGCCCTAATGTCCCTCCTCCTCTCAGCCCTGGTAGGCCTTAAGGGACACGGCGGAGGAGGTAAGACCACCTACGAGATCCACGCGAAACCAGAAGTCTCCCATCATCACTCGCACAGTCATGAAGAACACCATGAGCATGAACATGGACATCACGGCGGATACAGGAGAGCATATGAACCTGATGCCTATAGCAGCTACATGCCATATGGGACTTCGAGTACTAGCTCATAA